In a single window of the Gracilimonas sp. genome:
- a CDS encoding dihydroorotase, producing MLLKNLKPVSNSQKGKDTVDIRIMEGMIKEIGAGLKAGKGEESHDFEGAYVSPGWMDMHVHLREPGFEHKETIKTGCDAAAFGGFTAVACMPNTKPATHTRDVVEFIIKKAEKLAVDVHPIACVTKERKGKSIAEMADLKEGGAVAFSDDGDPVYNSQVMRVALEYSSMLGLPIINHEEDLALSRPGHMNEGKVATRLGLDGTPGIAEEVMIARDIMLAEYTGGHIHVAHISTKNAVDLVRQAKKKGINVTTEVCTHHFDLTDEEIEKQNFDTNFKMHPPLRTQEDVDAMIEGLVDGTIDAICTDHAPHAIEEKEVEFIYAPNGIIGLETAWSITNQRLLQTKKLNLQQLMDKLVYNPRRILNLESPEIKEGARANLTFFNTDEEWTFTPKNVRSKSKNSPYLDKKLKGRAVGIFNKGQLVLNELK from the coding sequence ATGCTCCTCAAAAACCTGAAACCTGTCAGTAACTCTCAGAAAGGCAAAGACACCGTTGATATTCGTATCATGGAAGGCATGATCAAAGAAATTGGTGCTGGGCTAAAAGCTGGAAAAGGGGAAGAATCTCACGACTTTGAAGGAGCCTATGTTTCACCGGGCTGGATGGATATGCATGTGCACTTGCGTGAGCCAGGTTTCGAACACAAAGAAACCATAAAAACCGGCTGCGATGCTGCAGCTTTCGGGGGATTTACAGCAGTGGCTTGCATGCCTAACACCAAGCCAGCCACACACACCCGCGATGTGGTGGAATTCATTATAAAAAAAGCAGAAAAACTGGCGGTAGATGTTCATCCGATTGCATGTGTAACTAAAGAGCGAAAAGGAAAATCTATAGCAGAAATGGCCGACCTGAAAGAAGGCGGAGCTGTTGCTTTTAGTGATGATGGCGATCCGGTGTATAATTCACAAGTGATGCGTGTGGCTTTGGAATATTCTTCCATGCTGGGATTGCCAATCATTAATCATGAAGAAGATTTGGCACTATCCCGGCCTGGTCATATGAATGAGGGTAAAGTGGCAACGCGTCTTGGTTTGGATGGAACCCCGGGAATTGCCGAAGAAGTGATGATTGCTCGGGATATTATGCTGGCTGAATACACTGGCGGACACATCCACGTAGCACATATCAGTACAAAAAATGCGGTAGACTTAGTTCGGCAAGCCAAGAAAAAGGGTATCAATGTTACCACTGAAGTTTGTACTCATCACTTTGATTTAACCGATGAAGAGATTGAGAAGCAGAATTTTGATACGAATTTTAAGATGCACCCGCCACTCCGAACTCAGGAAGATGTGGATGCAATGATTGAGGGATTAGTAGACGGAACCATCGATGCTATTTGTACTGATCATGCTCCCCATGCCATAGAGGAAAAAGAGGTTGAATTCATATACGCTCCAAATGGAATCATTGGATTGGAAACGGCTTGGTCAATTACCAATCAGCGGCTGCTGCAAACTAAAAAATTGAATCTTCAGCAGCTGATGGATAAGCTCGTATACAATCCACGCAGAATTCTGAACCTTGAATCTCCGGAGATCAAGGAAGGAGCCAGAGCCAATCTGACATTTTTTAATACCGATGAGGAATGGACGTTCACTCCAAAAAATGTTCGCTCCAAGTCCAAAAATTCTCCGTATCTGGATAAAAAGTTAAAAGGACGGGCGGTTGGTATTTTTAATAAAGGTCAGTTGGTTCTGAACGAGCTAAAATGA
- the xseA gene encoding exodeoxyribonuclease VII large subunit: MPDKQIPFLFDIPSVAELTEKIKNLLEQNFVDILVEGETSNVNQSRNGHYYFTLKDADASLPCVIWRSTAQRLDINLTDGQQIVVGGDIQVYAPHGRYQMIVNLVQQAGIGKLQQAFEKLKAKLKEEGLFDDTHKVALPKFPERIGVITSSTGAAFQDIRSTLEKRWPLAEVKLYHASVQGVNAAPEIVEGINYFSNHKNVDVLIIGRGGGSLEDLWPFNEESVARAVYHCEVPVISAVGHEVDFSISDFVADARAATPTQAAVLAVPDINEIRFMVEDYTKKLEMNTTGAIELYKEKVANMAKSHALLAVKQKMESARSRILTLNEKLEHRTESLVRNRKERLTKLFHSLDKQNPNAPLEKGFARVWQDGKWIRESQAFKKASGFDLEWKDDKIPVER, encoded by the coding sequence ATGCCCGATAAACAAATTCCGTTTCTTTTTGATATTCCATCTGTTGCTGAGCTTACCGAGAAAATCAAAAATCTGTTGGAGCAGAATTTTGTAGATATTTTGGTGGAAGGTGAAACCAGTAATGTAAACCAAAGCCGGAACGGGCACTATTATTTTACGCTGAAAGACGCTGATGCCTCCCTGCCCTGTGTGATCTGGCGAAGCACTGCACAACGGCTCGATATCAATCTTACCGACGGACAACAAATTGTTGTAGGAGGAGACATCCAGGTTTATGCTCCGCACGGCCGCTACCAAATGATTGTTAACCTGGTGCAACAAGCCGGGATCGGGAAGCTTCAGCAGGCTTTTGAAAAGCTGAAGGCAAAGCTAAAAGAAGAAGGCTTATTTGATGATACTCATAAAGTGGCTTTACCCAAATTTCCGGAACGAATTGGTGTGATCACTTCCTCTACCGGAGCAGCCTTTCAGGATATACGATCTACCCTGGAGAAAAGATGGCCGCTCGCTGAGGTCAAACTCTACCATGCTAGTGTGCAGGGCGTAAACGCCGCCCCGGAAATCGTGGAAGGCATTAATTACTTCTCCAATCATAAAAATGTGGATGTATTGATCATAGGGCGTGGAGGCGGTTCACTGGAAGATTTATGGCCCTTCAACGAAGAATCGGTAGCGCGTGCAGTCTACCATTGTGAAGTACCGGTTATAAGTGCCGTTGGTCATGAAGTTGATTTCTCTATTTCCGATTTTGTGGCCGATGCCCGTGCTGCAACGCCAACTCAGGCTGCCGTACTAGCTGTTCCAGACATCAATGAAATCCGGTTCATGGTAGAAGATTACACCAAGAAGCTGGAAATGAACACCACCGGAGCCATTGAATTATATAAAGAAAAAGTGGCTAATATGGCGAAATCACATGCATTGCTTGCGGTGAAACAGAAGATGGAATCAGCCCGGTCCCGCATTCTAACTTTGAATGAAAAGCTGGAGCACCGGACGGAATCATTGGTTCGAAACCGAAAAGAACGTCTGACCAAATTATTTCACTCCTTAGATAAGCAGAATCCTAATGCACCCCTTGAAAAAGGGTTTGCCCGGGTATGGCAGGATGGAAAATGGATTCGTGAATCTCAGGCCTTCAAAAAAGCCTCTGGCTTCGATTTAGAATGGAAAGATGACAAAATCCCGGTTGAAAGATAA
- a CDS encoding MFS transporter, giving the protein MSATKSSTLFGTDRRVIALGVARMADAMGNSFLIVVLPLYIASGSVSGELFGFSESLITGLVLGLYGLVSSAFQPFAGRLSDKAGKRRSFVILGLVLFMFANFSYVLADSYEILFVIRAAQGIAAALTITASIALVSEVSRTETRGENMGVYNSFRLIGFGAGPLLSGILVEAGPYPVPYIGEINGFIASFCVAGFMALISGLLVSIMVSDPEETEPSTEKMVFRVTSDSPDYTLDPIFALGLATFIMSTGFALLASIEPQINERLSQGAFIFSIQFSALVGMLALVQPFVGRLSDRYGRKVFIVAGLIGLVPITLAQGLSTESWHLITTRALQGISAAMVFAPALALAGDLTKAGQEGAQLSVLTVSFGIGISFGAFISGFAIRFGFIAPFAIGAALAALGAILVQTQVPKKPDD; this is encoded by the coding sequence ATGAGCGCCACCAAATCAAGTACATTATTCGGAACTGATCGCAGGGTTATCGCGCTTGGTGTAGCCCGAATGGCTGATGCAATGGGCAATTCCTTTCTCATCGTTGTATTACCACTTTATATCGCCAGCGGAAGTGTTTCAGGAGAACTCTTTGGGTTTTCAGAATCACTTATCACCGGACTTGTTTTAGGATTATATGGTCTGGTAAGCTCGGCTTTTCAACCCTTTGCCGGCCGGTTATCTGATAAAGCCGGAAAAAGAAGATCGTTTGTTATACTAGGATTGGTGCTCTTCATGTTTGCCAATTTTTCGTATGTATTGGCCGACAGCTATGAAATCCTTTTTGTAATTCGTGCAGCCCAAGGTATAGCTGCAGCTCTGACTATAACCGCCAGTATAGCTTTGGTCAGTGAAGTGAGCAGAACCGAAACCCGTGGTGAAAATATGGGTGTGTATAATTCCTTCCGGCTTATTGGTTTTGGAGCCGGCCCGCTGTTAAGTGGTATTCTGGTAGAAGCCGGACCTTATCCGGTTCCTTACATTGGAGAGATCAATGGATTTATTGCCTCTTTTTGTGTGGCAGGATTCATGGCCTTAATTAGCGGATTGCTTGTTTCTATCATGGTAAGTGATCCGGAAGAAACCGAGCCCAGCACTGAAAAAATGGTATTCAGAGTTACCTCAGATAGCCCCGATTATACACTTGACCCTATCTTTGCGTTGGGATTAGCTACATTTATTATGAGTACCGGATTTGCCTTGCTCGCCTCCATCGAGCCACAGATAAATGAACGGCTTTCGCAGGGAGCCTTCATTTTTTCTATTCAGTTTAGCGCACTCGTTGGGATGCTCGCACTCGTTCAGCCTTTTGTGGGCCGGCTTAGCGACCGGTATGGACGTAAAGTATTTATTGTAGCCGGATTGATTGGGTTAGTGCCCATCACACTTGCCCAGGGACTTTCAACAGAGTCGTGGCATCTTATTACAACCAGAGCCTTACAAGGTATAAGTGCAGCTATGGTTTTTGCACCGGCTTTAGCGCTTGCCGGTGATTTAACCAAGGCCGGACAGGAAGGGGCCCAGCTTTCTGTTCTTACTGTTTCCTTTGGAATCGGCATTTCTTTTGGTGCTTTTATCTCCGGATTTGCTATCCGTTTTGGTTTTATTGCACCTTTCGCTATCGGAGCTGCTTTAGCTGCCCTGGGAGCAATCCTGGTTCAGACTCAGGTTCCTAAAAAACCTGATGACTAG
- a CDS encoding CPBP family intramembrane glutamic endopeptidase codes for MTERNISRSKTLAIFIFTILFGFILFIIPNLFFGITKVGGGLTGINLLYIALFQFCTVTLLIYYSLKWIGKDFKFIGWSWENWKKDGGLGLIVGLGWAVLQFAWIIPATGGASRADISQILDMMDGTVIGLISYISLGVIGGGITEEIYNRGYFINILKSTFKNPKTGLWISAIISILFFAAGHLPTNIIEWIDIMVPTIMYTLLFVFTGRLAPSIIAHSIYNMTGILAVYFLYYG; via the coding sequence ATGACAGAACGGAATATCAGCAGATCAAAAACCTTGGCAATCTTCATTTTCACAATCCTTTTTGGATTTATCCTGTTTATTATTCCTAATCTGTTCTTCGGTATTACAAAAGTTGGCGGCGGACTAACCGGAATCAATTTACTATATATTGCCCTTTTCCAGTTCTGCACGGTTACTTTACTCATCTACTACTCCCTTAAATGGATTGGAAAAGATTTTAAATTTATCGGGTGGTCGTGGGAAAACTGGAAGAAAGATGGCGGACTTGGCCTGATTGTTGGATTAGGCTGGGCTGTTTTACAATTTGCCTGGATTATTCCAGCTACCGGGGGCGCTTCGAGAGCTGATATTTCCCAAATTCTAGATATGATGGACGGAACCGTTATTGGGCTGATCTCATATATCTCACTTGGGGTTATTGGCGGAGGCATTACAGAGGAAATCTACAATCGAGGCTATTTCATCAACATTTTAAAAAGCACGTTCAAGAATCCGAAAACCGGGCTTTGGATCTCTGCCATTATTTCTATTCTGTTTTTTGCAGCCGGACACTTACCCACCAATATCATAGAATGGATTGATATTATGGTTCCCACAATTATGTATACACTTCTTTTTGTTTTCACTGGTCGTTTAGCTCCTTCCATTATAGCACATAGCATATACAATATGACGGGAATCCTTGCAGTCTACTTTTTGTACTACGGCTGA
- a CDS encoding nuclear transport factor 2 family protein, with protein MLKLIFLPLFTLLFLSQPNDPATEIDAFWGEMSRTVAEGEFEEYAALYHEDAVLVNGISGESYPITDALGGWKQGFMDTKAGKMSASVEFRFSTRLHNETTAHDTGIFHYTSQINGEDPQPIFVHFQGLLVKKDGEWKLVMEYQESMASEEEWNELK; from the coding sequence ATGTTGAAGTTAATCTTCCTTCCACTGTTCACTTTACTATTTCTTAGCCAACCCAACGACCCTGCTACCGAAATAGATGCTTTCTGGGGTGAAATGAGCCGAACCGTAGCGGAGGGCGAATTCGAAGAATATGCGGCCTTATATCATGAGGATGCTGTTTTAGTGAATGGCATTTCCGGAGAAAGCTATCCTATTACTGATGCCCTGGGCGGCTGGAAGCAAGGATTTATGGATACTAAAGCTGGCAAAATGTCGGCCAGTGTAGAGTTTCGGTTCAGTACCAGATTACATAATGAAACCACAGCCCACGACACCGGTATTTTTCACTATACCTCACAAATAAATGGTGAAGACCCACAGCCTATTTTTGTGCACTTTCAGGGACTTTTGGTTAAAAAAGATGGTGAATGGAAGCTGGTGATGGAGTATCAGGAATCCATGGCATCAGAAGAAGAATGGAATGAGTTGAAATAA
- a CDS encoding DinB family protein, with protein MKRIIALCFAFLMYVNAFAQLSQSDIDFAVEYLNATQQNIVNLVEPLSDEAWNHKPEDGGWSVANCLEHILITESSFFQMAQGYMSQSEANPNFDSSLSDGVLIGMMANRGNRVQTAEQFEPSGKWTTKQEMLDALEASRTKLINYLSDSEMNLRHHKANTPFGELDTYQVFLLVAGHSQRHTFQMQEVLGEMEGM; from the coding sequence ATGAAAAGAATAATCGCTCTCTGCTTTGCTTTTTTAATGTATGTAAATGCTTTTGCACAGCTTAGTCAGTCCGACATAGATTTCGCTGTAGAATACCTGAATGCAACTCAACAGAACATTGTGAATTTGGTTGAACCTTTATCTGATGAAGCCTGGAATCATAAGCCGGAAGACGGAGGATGGTCAGTAGCCAACTGCCTGGAGCATATCCTGATTACTGAATCATCTTTTTTCCAGATGGCACAGGGGTATATGAGTCAGTCAGAAGCTAACCCTAATTTTGATAGTTCCTTATCCGATGGAGTTTTAATTGGAATGATGGCTAATCGCGGAAATCGTGTTCAAACAGCTGAACAGTTCGAGCCATCCGGAAAATGGACTACCAAACAGGAAATGCTGGATGCGCTGGAAGCCTCCCGAACCAAACTGATAAACTACCTTTCTGATTCAGAAATGAATCTCAGACACCATAAAGCAAATACTCCTTTTGGAGAGCTTGATACGTACCAGGTTTTCCTGCTTGTTGCCGGCCACAGCCAGCGACATACCTTCCAAATGCAGGAAGTGCTCGGTGAAATGGAAGGAATGTAA
- a CDS encoding CPBP family intramembrane glutamic endopeptidase, whose protein sequence is MIYALIALFTSWLIVYVLEKRNLLSIWFTPLNQRAREFMTGFIILAILSAITQLFLGYLGGTYWQLNNNITADLVFNSAFYDLKSVLFEELTFRGIILYLLLRYTKRTQSSLLITAAAFGIYHWFTFGVLGNVMAMIVVFITTGYMGYVFAVSYEKTSSVVLPIAIHFGWNLINNTVFSNGPNGIQIFEAVQGHPPFDLGNYSGLLSLGWYLLIPTVVLIILHNFYTRQTRDFKLL, encoded by the coding sequence ATGATTTATGCACTTATCGCCCTGTTCACATCCTGGCTTATCGTCTATGTATTGGAGAAAAGAAATCTATTAAGTATTTGGTTTACACCTTTAAATCAAAGAGCCAGGGAATTCATGACCGGGTTTATCATCCTCGCAATACTGAGTGCCATCACTCAACTATTTCTGGGATACTTGGGTGGTACTTACTGGCAGCTGAATAATAATATTACCGCCGACCTGGTTTTCAATTCAGCCTTTTATGATTTGAAATCTGTTTTATTTGAAGAGCTGACGTTCAGGGGCATCATTCTATACTTACTACTTCGATATACTAAAAGAACTCAATCCTCTCTTTTGATAACAGCAGCTGCTTTCGGTATTTATCACTGGTTTACCTTTGGTGTATTAGGAAACGTGATGGCAATGATTGTCGTGTTCATTACAACCGGATATATGGGGTATGTTTTCGCGGTTTCCTATGAAAAGACTAGCTCCGTTGTGCTTCCCATAGCCATTCACTTCGGCTGGAACCTTATTAACAACACTGTGTTTTCAAATGGCCCGAATGGAATTCAAATTTTTGAGGCTGTTCAGGGTCATCCTCCCTTTGATCTTGGAAATTACTCTGGTCTACTCTCTCTGGGGTGGTACTTGCTCATTCCTACAGTTGTTCTGATTATTCTTCACAATTTTTATACCCGTCAAACCAGAGACTTCAAATTATTATAG
- a CDS encoding AI-2E family transporter translates to MNEYPLLLRNTIRLAFAFLVVAALILARPLLVPLFLSIMLAYLLFPYANWLEEHKIPRIATNFIVILGFIAIVTGVVTAIGTLSASFTEDFPKLKDQFETNIQSIFNTIGAYTGIYISGIDSLIESLGETGQYLSQLFTATTNTLLSLGLIPVYTFLLLFYRDKFRDFISMLIYNSQEETAQNIINQASEVVPKYLKGLVIVCFILMGLNSFGFYIIGLDYALLFGIIAALFNLIPYLGTVLGYAVVLLFSLGTGTPGLAIPIIIQFLIIQFLENNILTPNITGSYVQINPLVIIFSLIAASMIWGLPGMLIIIPYLGLFKIVCENVDDLKPIGFLLGTRGTERHAITIKSLQRRFGWLNEDEN, encoded by the coding sequence ATGAATGAATACCCGCTTTTACTACGAAATACCATCAGGTTGGCTTTTGCCTTTCTGGTTGTAGCAGCACTGATTTTAGCCCGACCGCTTTTGGTGCCTCTTTTCCTGAGCATTATGCTGGCTTACCTGCTTTTTCCTTATGCCAATTGGCTTGAGGAGCATAAAATTCCGCGCATAGCCACAAACTTTATAGTGATACTGGGTTTTATAGCTATTGTAACGGGTGTTGTAACAGCAATTGGCACACTTTCTGCGAGCTTCACTGAGGACTTTCCGAAATTGAAAGATCAGTTTGAAACAAATATTCAAAGCATCTTCAATACCATTGGTGCTTACACGGGTATTTATATTTCAGGGATAGATTCACTGATTGAGTCTCTTGGAGAAACGGGGCAATATTTAAGTCAGCTTTTTACCGCTACCACTAACACTTTGCTGAGCCTTGGTCTGATTCCCGTTTATACCTTTCTGCTTCTGTTTTATAGGGATAAATTTCGTGATTTTATTTCGATGCTTATATACAACAGTCAGGAAGAAACGGCGCAAAATATTATTAATCAGGCTTCGGAAGTGGTACCTAAATACCTGAAAGGACTGGTAATTGTATGTTTTATTTTGATGGGATTAAACTCCTTTGGGTTTTACATCATTGGCTTGGATTATGCCCTGCTATTTGGAATTATAGCCGCTCTTTTCAATCTGATTCCTTACCTGGGAACCGTGCTTGGCTATGCCGTGGTATTGCTTTTTTCGCTGGGAACAGGAACTCCGGGTTTGGCTATCCCGATTATTATCCAGTTTCTGATTATTCAGTTTTTAGAGAATAATATCCTTACCCCGAATATCACCGGCTCATATGTTCAGATAAATCCGCTGGTGATTATTTTTTCTTTGATTGCAGCCAGTATGATTTGGGGACTGCCAGGCATGTTGATCATCATACCTTACCTCGGTTTGTTTAAGATTGTATGTGAGAATGTAGATGACCTCAAACCCATCGGATTTCTGCTGGGTACCCGGGGTACCGAACGACACGCTATAACTATAAAATCGCTGCAACGCAGGTTTGGCTGGCTTAATGAAGATGAAAACTAG
- a CDS encoding FAD-dependent oxidoreductase, whose product MTKSRLKDKTHITVLGAGVSGLTTAIVLLENGYSVKIISKQLPKQTTSAVAAAIWFPYEAYPAHKVSVWSKNSLLQYRRLSQDDSSGVSFIPFTAYLNTDEQPWWLDALPSENILDRKVSSPIDPNHRGFKLFVPLIETPIYLDYLVNRFKESGGEILQQEISSIEELDEYPLVVNCLGLGAKHLFDDHLLFPIQGQVVKVEPSAEIEGSATEYPLGKNGDEMAYIIPRRDGIILGGSAKKHQSSTKTDDSLTNRIIHYCSEFEPKVAKLSVLETKVGLRPGRSEIRLEKDATLPVVHNYGHGGAGYTVSWGCAEEVLKLL is encoded by the coding sequence ATGACAAAATCCCGGTTGAAAGATAAAACCCATATAACGGTATTAGGCGCCGGTGTTTCCGGTTTAACAACAGCCATTGTTCTTTTGGAAAATGGCTACTCTGTTAAAATCATTTCCAAACAACTACCTAAGCAAACAACCTCTGCCGTAGCTGCCGCCATCTGGTTTCCATACGAAGCCTACCCTGCTCATAAAGTATCCGTGTGGAGTAAAAATTCGCTGCTTCAATACCGACGTCTTTCTCAGGATGATTCTTCTGGTGTTTCATTTATTCCATTTACAGCTTATTTAAATACTGATGAGCAACCCTGGTGGCTGGATGCATTACCTTCAGAGAATATCTTAGACCGTAAAGTCTCTAGTCCGATCGATCCTAACCACCGAGGATTCAAGCTTTTTGTTCCACTTATTGAGACACCCATTTATTTAGATTACTTAGTGAACCGTTTTAAGGAATCGGGGGGCGAAATCCTTCAACAGGAAATTTCATCCATAGAAGAACTTGATGAATACCCATTGGTTGTTAATTGCCTGGGTTTGGGGGCAAAGCATTTATTTGATGACCACCTGCTATTTCCTATACAGGGGCAGGTTGTAAAAGTAGAACCATCGGCTGAAATTGAAGGCTCGGCTACTGAGTATCCATTGGGTAAAAACGGGGATGAAATGGCGTATATCATTCCCCGTAGAGATGGCATTATTCTGGGAGGTTCAGCCAAAAAACATCAGTCTTCCACTAAAACAGATGATTCCCTGACCAACCGCATTATTCATTATTGTTCCGAATTTGAACCGAAAGTCGCCAAACTATCCGTTTTAGAAACAAAAGTTGGATTGCGGCCCGGTCGGTCTGAGATCAGATTGGAAAAAGACGCGACTTTGCCTGTTGTACACAATTACGGACATGGTGGTGCCGGATATACAGTTTCTTGGGGCTGTGCAGAAGAGGTTCTGAAGCTCCTCTAA
- the pheA gene encoding prephenate dehydratase — translation MSDNLESIRKQLDEIDRTILKALAQRQGLVKEVSDLKLKNEKGIRDLEREEQLLNRIRDLAHEVGLDRYYAEHLFREIITNSVRFQTHSLVDHQNEKPNGDAIRVSYQGTDGAYSHQAAIRHFSERYSKVEAIGYDTFQQAAQAVLEEKVDYALLPIENTTAGSINDTYDILGNEKLHIVGEEILKVVHCLMAVEPVELSKIRRIMSHPQAIAQCSQFLSKLPRCKVESYLDTAMSAKKVLEDGDLSQGAIAGAHAADLYGLHVIEHDIANQKENFTRFVIASKEPVQVDLQIPAKTSLMMVTSNDEGSLIECLNILHKHKINMAKLESRPRLNEPWKYSFYLDIHANIDDPEVSVGLDELNKKAEELKILGCYPKQEA, via the coding sequence ATGTCAGATAATTTAGAATCCATCCGCAAACAGCTGGATGAAATAGACCGTACCATCCTGAAGGCGCTAGCCCAGCGGCAGGGTTTGGTAAAGGAAGTCTCGGATTTGAAACTCAAGAATGAAAAGGGAATCCGGGATCTCGAAAGAGAGGAGCAACTCCTGAACCGAATCCGGGATTTGGCACACGAAGTAGGGCTGGATCGATATTATGCAGAGCATTTATTCAGGGAGATTATAACTAACTCAGTTCGCTTTCAAACGCATTCTCTGGTTGACCATCAAAATGAAAAACCAAACGGCGATGCTATTCGGGTTTCTTACCAGGGAACCGATGGGGCTTACAGTCACCAGGCTGCTATCCGGCATTTCAGCGAGCGCTATTCAAAAGTTGAAGCCATCGGTTACGACACTTTTCAACAGGCTGCCCAAGCTGTTTTGGAGGAAAAGGTGGACTACGCTCTGTTACCCATTGAAAATACTACTGCGGGTTCTATCAACGATACTTATGATATTTTAGGGAATGAAAAACTTCATATCGTGGGAGAAGAAATTCTGAAAGTAGTTCATTGTTTGATGGCGGTTGAACCTGTGGAGCTGAGTAAGATTCGGCGGATTATGTCGCACCCTCAAGCTATAGCTCAGTGTTCGCAGTTTTTATCCAAGCTACCACGCTGTAAAGTGGAATCATATCTTGATACAGCAATGTCGGCCAAGAAAGTACTGGAGGATGGCGATCTTTCTCAGGGAGCTATTGCCGGTGCTCATGCCGCTGATCTATACGGATTGCATGTTATTGAACATGACATAGCCAACCAAAAGGAAAATTTTACCCGTTTTGTGATAGCTTCAAAAGAACCGGTTCAGGTTGATCTACAGATACCAGCTAAAACATCATTGATGATGGTTACATCCAATGATGAAGGTTCCTTGATCGAATGCCTGAACATTTTACACAAGCACAAAATTAATATGGCCAAGCTGGAATCCCGGCCACGGCTTAATGAACCATGGAAATATTCTTTTTATCTGGATATCCATGCCAATATTGATGACCCGGAAGTTTCGGTGGGTTTGGATGAACTCAATAAAAAAGCCGAGGAGCTTAAAATCCTCGGCTGCTACCCTAAGCAAGAAGCTTAG
- a CDS encoding YoaP domain-containing protein — protein MCLIKVNTHNFELDAIPCVDLKNPNSADLFRYNRSWILARFEDGMVITKLDTPEEAFIEYLPAEKAWKPVSAPGYIFINQLYVAEDHPDDWFKSELLLHCEVENSKKNGIVLMLPNESFKNSQHFYLSRGYLEHAHLPGFTLLIKKFKPEAPSPSFALSMEDKPNPIQAHLVTIKYADQSSFINYYIYEMKKVFEEMGFEVQLKKLLSASEARESGSPYGTFGVFLDGHFLTFQLLNRSEIEELIGTLDLNEMYPEVKHLYGRPVDFDLY, from the coding sequence ATGTGCCTGATCAAAGTAAATACCCATAATTTTGAACTGGATGCTATTCCATGTGTAGACCTGAAAAATCCGAACAGCGCTGATCTGTTCAGGTATAACCGAAGCTGGATTTTAGCCCGTTTTGAAGATGGTATGGTTATCACAAAGCTTGATACCCCTGAGGAAGCTTTTATCGAATACCTGCCGGCTGAAAAAGCCTGGAAGCCTGTTTCTGCACCCGGATATATCTTTATCAATCAATTGTATGTTGCTGAAGATCACCCTGATGACTGGTTTAAATCCGAACTTCTGCTGCACTGCGAAGTTGAAAACAGCAAGAAGAACGGTATTGTTTTAATGTTGCCCAACGAATCATTTAAAAACAGCCAGCACTTCTATTTAAGTCGGGGATATCTTGAACATGCTCATCTTCCCGGATTCACTTTGTTAATAAAAAAATTCAAACCAGAAGCACCATCACCTTCTTTTGCTCTTTCCATGGAAGACAAACCGAATCCTATTCAAGCTCACCTGGTAACCATCAAATATGCAGACCAAAGTTCATTCATAAATTACTACATCTATGAGATGAAAAAAGTTTTTGAAGAGATGGGCTTTGAGGTTCAGCTAAAAAAACTACTTAGCGCGTCAGAAGCCCGTGAATCTGGCTCCCCTTATGGCACGTTCGGAGTTTTCCTGGATGGACATTTTCTGACCTTTCAACTTTTAAACAGAAGCGAAATTGAAGAGCTGATTGGAACTTTAGATCTAAACGAGATGTATCCTGAAGTAAAGCATTTATATGGTCGGCCGGTTGACTTCGATTTGTACTAA